A genomic stretch from Primulina huaijiensis isolate GDHJ02 chromosome 14, ASM1229523v2, whole genome shotgun sequence includes:
- the LOC140957282 gene encoding root phototropism protein 2-like: MATPIKSNSRVSLAMERTGQWVLSQEIPTDVVVEVGEAKLSLHKFMLVAKSNHIRKLIIESKEADLTRINLSDIPGGPEIFEKTAKFCYGVNFEITVHNVAALRCAAEYLQMTDKYCDGNLAGRTEDFLSQVALTSLSGALVVLKSCQNLLPMAEDLKIVQRCVEIASAKACVEANFPSRSPPNWWTEELTILDISFFQKIIASMKSRGAKGLTLACAIITYAERSLSDLVRDHSGNGVKSSDPGDSDTKTRQRELLESIVAILPSDKSAFPLNFLCCLLRTAIFLKAANSCKNELEKRISVILEHVTVDDLLIVSFTYDGERLFDLESVRKIISGFVEKEKSVAVFNAGDLREVCSTAMQRVAKTVDAYLGEIATYGELSISKFNGIANLVPKAARKVDDDLYRAVDIYLKAHPNLDEIEREKVCSVMDPLKLSYEARIHASQNKRLPVQIVLHALYYDQLKLRSGADDHKMPDAATTRNQIQADVSLAKENEALRTELLKMKMYIADMQKPSTGTTSSKVSAKKPTFFSSMSKTLGKLISFKNGSKDTLNMEDGTVDFTKPRRRRFSIS, from the exons GAAATCCCTACAGATGTTGTTGTTGAGGTTGGGGAAGCCAAACTTTCTCTTCACAAG TTCATGCTTGTAGCTAAGAGCAATCACATAAGGAAGCTGATTATCGAATCTAAAGAAGCAGATCTAACAAGAATAAACCTCTCTGACATACCGGGGGGACCTGAAATATTCGAGAAAACAGCGAAATTTTGTTACGGTGTGAACTTTGAGATCACCGTGCACAACGTGGCAGCCTTGCGATGTGCAGCTGAATATCTTCAAATGACGGATAAGTATTGTGATGGTAATCTTGCTGGCCGGACTGAGGATTTCTTGTCCCAAGTGGCGCTAACGAGCTTGTCTGGTGCTCTTGTGGTGTTAAAATCCTGTCAAAATCTTCTACCTATGGCTGAGGACCTCAAAATTGTTCAAAGATGTGTTGAAATCGCCAGTGCCAAG GCTTGCGTTGAGGCAAATTTTCCTAGCCGTTCGCCCCCAAACTGGTGGACCGAGGAGCTAACTATTCTAGACATAAGTTTCTTTCAAAAGATCATAGCATCAATGAAGTCTAGAGGAGCGAAGGGACTTACTTTAGCCTGTGCTATAATCACGTATGCTGAGAGATCACTTAGCGATCTTGTTCGTGACCACTCTGGCAATGGTGTGAAATCATCCGATCCTGGAGACTCTGATACTAAAACCCGCCAACGGGAACTCCTTGAATCTATAGTCGCCATCTTGCCCTCGGATAAATCTGCATTCCCCTTAAATTTCTTGTGCTGTCTCTTGAGGACTGCCATTTTCTTGAAAGCTGCTAATAGCTGCAAAAACGAGCTAGAAAAGAGGATATCGGTTATCTTAGAGCACGTGACGGTGGATGATCTTTTAATCGTGTCATTTACATATGATGGCGAGAGGCTTTTCGATCTTGAGAGCGTGAGGAAGATCATATCAGGATTCGTGGAGAAAGAGAAGAGTGTTGCGGTGTTTAATGCTGGCGATCTTCGAGAAGTTTGTTCAACAGCTATGCAGAGAGTTGCCAAGACTGTTGATGCTTATCTTGGGGAGATTGCTACGTATGGTGAACTGAGCATTTCCAAATTTAACGGGATAGCGAATTTAGTGCCTAAGGCAGCAAGAAAGGTGGATGATGATCTTTACCGGGCTGTTGATATTTACTTGAAG GCTCATCCAAATCTAGATGAAATCGAGCGCGAAAAAGTTTGCAGTGTTATGGATCCACTCAAACTATCCTATGAAGCGCGAATCCACGCATCGCAAAACAAGCGCTTGCCCGTCCAAATAGTGCTACATGCACTCTACTATGATCAACTCAAGTTAAGAAGTGGTGCAGATGATCATAAGATGCCTGATGCAGCAACCACACGAAATCAAATACAAGCAGATGTATCACTTGCCAAAGAGAACGAAGCATTGAGAACCGAGTTGCTCAAGATGAAAATGTACATAGCGGATATGCAAAAACCATCTACAGGGACGACGTCATCTAAAGTGAGTGCCAAGAAGCCTACATTTTTCTCATCCATGTCGAAGACGCTTGGAAAGTTGATCTCATTCAAGAATGGATCAAAGGATACTTTGAACATGGAAGATGGAACAGTTGATTTCACCAAGCCTAGAAGGAGGAGGTTCTCTATTTCTTAG